From Streptomyces fungicidicus, one genomic window encodes:
- a CDS encoding ABC transporter substrate-binding protein: protein MRIFKSRGARAITAAVAVGLIATGCSSERDADNEGSGGKKDTFVFAGAGDPGSLDPALASDGETFRVTRQAFEALLEHESGGTKLVGGLAETWSSNDEGTVWTFNLRKGVKFHDGEAFNAAAVCANYDHWFNWKGTYQSSAVSYYWQTIMGGFAKNEDKETPEANYKSCTAKDDNTAVIEVKKPSANLPGGFSLQALAIHSPKALKAYEKEEATAKGDAITYPKYSQEAGTVAGTGPYKITKWNKGNKEVSLTRFDDYWGDKAKIKNLVFRTIDTEEGRRQALQAGDIDGYDLVAPADVKTLEDQGYVVPTRGVFNLFYVGMSQGANKALKKKDVRQAIAQAIDKENLVKTQLPEGGKVADQFMPDTIAGYSKNVEKYPYDTAASKDLLKKAGEEKLEIEFCYPTEVTRPYMPAPQDLFELMKADLEKAGIKVKPKAMKWAPDYIDATEAGSCALHMLGWTGDFNDGYNFIGTWFAGYDKQWGFKDKKVFDAVNAGSEMGKAEERTAAYEKANEVIMDYLPGVPISSSPPAIAFAKNVNPPNVSPLTQEVFSETSFK, encoded by the coding sequence ATGCGCATATTCAAGTCCCGAGGCGCTCGGGCGATCACGGCCGCGGTGGCGGTCGGTCTGATCGCTACGGGCTGCTCCAGTGAACGGGACGCTGACAACGAAGGCAGCGGCGGCAAGAAGGACACCTTCGTCTTCGCCGGTGCAGGTGACCCGGGTTCTCTGGACCCTGCCCTCGCGAGCGACGGTGAAACCTTCCGTGTGACGCGCCAGGCGTTCGAGGCCCTGCTCGAGCACGAGTCGGGCGGCACCAAGCTGGTCGGCGGTCTCGCCGAGACCTGGTCGAGCAACGACGAGGGTACCGTCTGGACCTTCAACCTCCGCAAGGGCGTGAAGTTCCACGACGGCGAGGCGTTCAACGCCGCGGCGGTCTGTGCCAACTACGACCACTGGTTCAACTGGAAGGGCACCTACCAGTCCAGCGCGGTCTCGTACTACTGGCAGACCATCATGGGCGGCTTCGCGAAGAACGAGGACAAGGAGACGCCCGAGGCGAACTACAAGTCCTGCACCGCGAAGGACGACAACACCGCCGTCATCGAGGTCAAGAAGCCCTCCGCGAACCTCCCCGGCGGCTTCTCCCTGCAGGCCCTTGCGATCCACTCGCCGAAGGCCCTCAAGGCGTACGAGAAGGAAGAGGCGACCGCCAAGGGCGACGCCATCACGTACCCCAAGTACAGCCAGGAGGCCGGCACGGTCGCCGGTACCGGCCCGTACAAGATCACGAAGTGGAACAAGGGCAACAAGGAAGTCAGCCTGACCCGCTTCGACGACTACTGGGGCGACAAGGCCAAGATCAAGAACCTGGTCTTCCGCACCATCGACACCGAAGAGGGCCGCCGCCAGGCGCTCCAGGCCGGTGACATCGACGGCTACGACCTCGTCGCTCCGGCCGACGTCAAGACCCTCGAGGACCAGGGCTACGTCGTCCCGACCCGTGGCGTCTTCAACCTCTTCTACGTGGGCATGAGCCAGGGCGCCAACAAGGCGCTCAAGAAGAAGGACGTCCGCCAGGCGATCGCGCAGGCGATCGACAAGGAGAACCTGGTCAAGACCCAGCTGCCCGAGGGCGGCAAGGTCGCCGACCAGTTCATGCCGGACACCATCGCGGGCTACTCCAAGAACGTCGAGAAGTACCCGTACGACACCGCCGCCTCGAAGGACCTCCTCAAGAAGGCCGGTGAGGAGAAGCTCGAGATCGAGTTCTGCTACCCGACCGAGGTCACCCGCCCGTACATGCCTGCCCCGCAGGACCTGTTCGAGCTGATGAAGGCCGACCTGGAGAAGGCCGGCATCAAGGTCAAGCCGAAGGCCATGAAGTGGGCCCCGGACTACATCGACGCCACCGAGGCGGGCTCCTGCGCCCTGCACATGCTCGGCTGGACCGGTGACTTCAACGACGGCTACAACTTCATCGGCACCTGGTTCGCCGGGTACGACAAGCAGTGGGGCTTCAAGGACAAGAAGGTCTTCGACGCCGTGAACGCCGGCTCGGAGATGGGCAAGGCCGAGGAGCGCACCGCCGCGTACGAGAAGGCCAACGAGGTCATCATGGACTACCTCCCGGGTGTCCCGATCTCGTCCTCCCCGCCGGCCATCGCCTTCGCCAAGAACGTGAACCCGCCGAACGTCTCCCCGCTGACGCAGGAAGTCTTCTCCGAGACGTCCTTCAAGTAG
- a CDS encoding ABC transporter permease has translation MLRLVVRRLLQLIPTLLGLSVLLFLWLDRLPGGPASAILGEKATEAEVVRINRALGLDQPVYVQYWRFLKRIAELDLGTSTQTGQPVWDEFVLRFPATVELSLLAILIAVVVGVPLGYFAARNRGGWLDVTSVSGSLVGICIPVFFLALLLKQIFAVNLGIFPAFGRQDTGINATDVTGFAVLDGVLTGELDASWDAIMHLILPSVALASIPLAVIVRMTRASVLEVQDEDYVRTAEAKGLKRSVIRGRHVLRNAMLPVVTAVGLLTGSLLSGAVLTESVFSFGGIGSFIRTAIDGRDYPVLVGFIMFIALIYVLINLLVDLAYSLIDPRVRVH, from the coding sequence GTGCTGCGTCTCGTCGTACGAAGACTGCTCCAGCTCATACCCACGCTGCTCGGCCTGTCGGTTCTGCTCTTCCTGTGGCTCGACCGTCTGCCCGGTGGACCCGCCTCAGCGATCCTGGGGGAGAAGGCCACCGAGGCCGAAGTGGTGCGGATCAACCGCGCGCTCGGGCTGGACCAGCCCGTCTACGTCCAGTACTGGCGTTTCCTGAAGCGCATCGCCGAACTCGACCTGGGCACCTCCACCCAGACCGGGCAGCCGGTGTGGGACGAGTTCGTCCTGCGCTTCCCCGCGACCGTGGAACTGTCCCTGCTCGCGATCCTCATCGCCGTGGTCGTCGGCGTCCCGCTCGGCTACTTCGCGGCCCGCAACCGCGGTGGCTGGCTCGACGTCACGTCGGTCTCCGGCTCGCTCGTCGGCATCTGCATTCCGGTCTTCTTCCTGGCTCTGCTCCTGAAGCAGATCTTCGCCGTCAACCTCGGCATCTTCCCCGCCTTCGGGCGCCAGGACACCGGCATCAACGCCACCGACGTGACCGGCTTCGCCGTCCTGGACGGCGTCCTCACCGGGGAACTCGACGCCTCCTGGGACGCGATCATGCATCTGATCCTGCCCTCGGTCGCCCTGGCCTCCATCCCGCTCGCCGTCATCGTGCGCATGACCCGCGCCAGCGTTCTCGAAGTGCAGGACGAGGACTACGTCCGCACCGCCGAGGCCAAGGGCCTCAAGCGGAGCGTCATCCGGGGCCGGCACGTGCTGCGCAACGCGATGCTCCCCGTGGTGACCGCGGTCGGCCTGCTCACCGGCTCCCTGCTGTCCGGCGCGGTCCTGACCGAGTCCGTGTTCTCCTTCGGCGGCATCGGCTCCTTCATCCGGACAGCGATCGACGGCCGCGACTACCCCGTGCTCGTCGGGTTCATCATGTTCATCGCGCTGATATACGTCCTGATCAACTTGTTGGTGGACCTGGCGTACAGCCTCATCGACCCGAGAGTGCGGGTGCACTGA
- a CDS encoding ABC transporter permease: MSVATKTDKIQRLAELAATKETSTGASLWREAFRRLKRSKMAIIGAIVIALFVVLAIVGPYIAPFSPTAQTWRNEVFPNRGEFIGMRGENWFGLDHLGRDMFSRMLVGARQTLLVGVVATLIGLIIGFVIGGLAGAFATLGGDTGKRIDSVIMRFIDIMLAMPSLLLAVSIAAVMGQSLTTVMIAVGVVQIPVFARLLRGSMLAQGSAEYVLAARSLGVRKRRIVLSQIIPNSLSPVIVQATLSLATAIIEAAALSYLGLGNPDPAIPEWGVMLTQAQRFFDNAPMMAVYPAVGIIITALGFTLLGEAMREALDPKLRG, from the coding sequence ATGAGTGTCGCCACCAAGACCGACAAGATCCAGCGTCTCGCGGAACTGGCCGCCACCAAGGAGACCAGCACCGGCGCCAGCCTCTGGCGGGAGGCGTTCCGGCGCCTCAAGCGCAGCAAGATGGCGATCATCGGCGCGATCGTCATCGCCCTGTTCGTCGTCCTCGCGATCGTCGGGCCCTACATCGCCCCGTTCTCGCCGACCGCCCAGACCTGGCGCAACGAGGTCTTCCCCAACCGCGGCGAGTTCATCGGGATGCGCGGCGAGAACTGGTTCGGCCTCGACCACCTCGGCCGGGACATGTTCTCCCGCATGCTGGTCGGCGCCCGCCAGACGCTGCTCGTCGGCGTCGTCGCCACGCTGATCGGTCTGATCATCGGCTTCGTGATCGGCGGTCTCGCCGGCGCCTTCGCCACCCTCGGCGGCGACACCGGCAAGCGGATCGACTCCGTCATCATGCGCTTCATCGACATCATGCTGGCGATGCCCTCGCTGCTGCTGGCGGTGTCCATCGCCGCGGTCATGGGGCAGTCGCTGACCACCGTGATGATCGCCGTGGGTGTCGTCCAGATCCCGGTGTTCGCCCGGCTGCTGCGCGGCTCCATGCTGGCCCAGGGCAGCGCGGAGTACGTGCTCGCCGCCCGGTCCCTCGGTGTGCGCAAGCGGCGCATCGTCCTCTCGCAGATCATCCCCAACTCGCTCAGCCCGGTGATCGTGCAGGCCACGCTCTCCCTGGCCACCGCGATCATCGAGGCGGCCGCGCTGTCCTACCTGGGCCTCGGCAACCCCGACCCGGCCATCCCGGAGTGGGGCGTCATGCTCACCCAGGCGCAGCGGTTCTTCGACAACGCGCCGATGATGGCGGTCTACCCCGCCGTCGGCATCATCATCACCGCCCTCGGCTTCACCCTCCTCGGCGAGGCCATGCGGGAAGCCCTCGACCCGAAGCTGAGGGGCTGA
- a CDS encoding ABC transporter ATP-binding protein codes for MSLLTVDELTITFGGRGRKESRAVDGVSFEVDQGQVVGLVGESGCGKSVTSLALMGLLPSKGVTIGGRAEFDGTDLFTMNASARRDLRGSEMAMIFQDPLSSLNPVVPIGVQVIEILERHRGLKGEAARKEAAHLLDRVGIPDPTRRLKEYPHQLSGGMRQRALIAMAVACAPRMLIADEPTTALDVTIQAQILELLKELVDQEGTALLMITHDLGVVAGLCDQVNVLYAGKTVESAGRRELFGHPTHPYAHGLLGSIPRLDAPRGEPLTPIRGSINDRIAWADGCAFAPRCDRYEMGCLTGTPQLTEPRAAGHQVRCVNPVLDDAKAEEVTA; via the coding sequence ATGTCTCTGCTCACTGTCGACGAACTGACCATCACCTTCGGCGGCCGCGGCCGCAAGGAGTCCCGGGCGGTCGACGGCGTCTCCTTCGAGGTCGACCAGGGCCAGGTCGTGGGCCTGGTCGGCGAGTCCGGCTGCGGAAAGTCCGTCACCTCCCTGGCCCTGATGGGCCTGCTCCCGAGCAAGGGCGTCACCATCGGCGGCCGTGCCGAGTTCGACGGCACGGACCTGTTCACGATGAACGCCTCCGCCCGCCGCGACCTGCGCGGCAGCGAGATGGCGATGATCTTCCAGGACCCGCTGTCCTCGCTCAACCCGGTCGTGCCGATCGGCGTGCAGGTCATCGAGATCCTGGAGCGCCACCGCGGACTGAAGGGCGAGGCCGCCCGCAAGGAGGCCGCCCACCTGCTGGACCGGGTCGGCATCCCCGACCCGACCCGGCGGCTCAAGGAGTACCCGCACCAGCTCTCCGGCGGTATGCGCCAGCGCGCGCTGATCGCCATGGCGGTGGCCTGCGCCCCGCGCATGCTCATCGCCGACGAGCCGACCACGGCCCTCGACGTGACCATCCAGGCCCAGATCCTTGAACTGCTCAAGGAGCTCGTGGACCAGGAGGGCACCGCCCTGCTGATGATCACCCACGACCTCGGCGTGGTCGCCGGCCTCTGCGACCAGGTCAACGTGCTCTACGCGGGCAAGACCGTGGAGTCCGCCGGGCGCCGCGAGCTGTTCGGGCACCCGACCCACCCCTACGCGCACGGACTGCTGGGCTCCATCCCGCGTCTGGACGCTCCCCGGGGCGAACCCCTCACCCCCATCCGGGGCTCCATCAACGACCGCATCGCCTGGGCCGACGGCTGCGCCTTCGCGCCCCGCTGCGACCGGTACGAGATGGGCTGCCTGACCGGCACCCCGCAGCTCACCGAGCCGCGTGCGGCCGGCCACCAGGTGCGGTGCGTCAACCCCGTACTCGACGACGCGAAGGCCGAGGAGGTCACCGCATGA